A single window of Falco rusticolus isolate bFalRus1 chromosome 6, bFalRus1.pri, whole genome shotgun sequence DNA harbors:
- the BAG2 gene encoding BAG family molecular chaperone regulator 2, producing the protein MAQAKISAKASEGAQQQQQQQSQSGGQLRGRFYRSTSMADRSSRLLENLDQLELRVEAFRDAASAMEQEKEILLEMIHNIQNSQDMRHISEGEREELNLTANRLMGRTLTVEVSVETIRNAQQQESLLHATKMIDEIVNKLLDDLEDAKIRLMSLYGACTSDVPAGPIDQKFQSVVIGCAIEDQKKIKRRLETLLRNLENSEKSITLLEHQKSSVRQSCNSKQD; encoded by the exons ATGGCCCAGGCCAAGATCAGCGCCAAGGCCAGCGAGGGggcgcagcagcagcagcagcagcagtcgCAGTCCGGCGGGCAGCTTCGAGGCCGCTTCTACCGCTCCACCTCCATGGCGGACCGCTCGAGCCGCCTGCTCGAGAACCTGGACCAGCTGGAGCTCAG GGTAGAGGCTTTCCGTGACGCAGCATCTGCTATGgaacaagagaaagaaatcctGCTAGAAATGATCCACAATATACAGAACAGCCAGGACATGAGGCACATCAGCGAAG GTGAGAGAGAAGAACTTAATTTGACTGCAAATCGCCTGATGGGCCGAACCCTTACTGTGGAGGTTTCCGTAGAAACCATCCGAaatgcccagcagcaggaatcCCTACTGCATGCCACTAAGATGATCGATGAAATTGTCAATAAACTTCTAGATGATCTGGAAGACGCCAAAATCCGCTTAATGTCGCTGTACGGTGCGTGCACATCTGATGTGCCAGCAGGACCCATCGATCAGAAATTTCAGTCTGTGGTAATTGGATGTGCCATTGAGGatcagaagaaaatcaaaaggcGGCTAGAGACTCTGCTCAGAAACttagaaaattctgaaaagtcAATCACGTTGTTGGAGCATCAGAAATCATCTGTTCGACAGTCTTGCAACAGCAAACAGGATTAA